From the genome of Triticum aestivum cultivar Chinese Spring chromosome 1A, IWGSC CS RefSeq v2.1, whole genome shotgun sequence:
GCACATCAAATCCAGGGGAGGAATCACGACTTCAATCTTGCTCTGCGTCATCCATTGTTGAATATTCTGAGCTCTGATCTGAGTGGGTGAAACACTTTATGTATTCACCAGTGTCAATTGATGTTTCAGGCGTGACCGAAATAGGACCATCAAATTCGAGATATATTGACTCAGGAACTTCTTTTGAGTGGCATTTCTTTATGTGGTACAAGGTGTCCTGACAAGGACTTGTGTGAGCACCCTTCAATGCCTCAACCATCTCATCTCCAGCAGAATTTTCATTGACAGCAGGATTGAAAGTAGTAGCCTCAGAAGAAATCGCTGATTCAGTGTTAGGGGTTGGCTCATGTAGGAAGGGGCTATTGTCACCTTTTTTGCAGCCAGAGCTATAGTAGAAATAACAAGGATTGGCTGTCTTGACAGAAATAGAACCATCTGATGAGGGTGGGACTGTCAAGGACTTGGTTCTGTTGAAATTTTCCATTGGCTGCAACAGGAGAAGCTCATCAGACAACAAGCACCAACACACTATCAGGGCAATTCATCGAAATACCACAACCTGATATTCTATGGAATCTCATATTCTATTTGTAGAATTGGTACATGAGCATAGACAAACTCAAATAAATTAACCGCCGGGTCAAGTGAGTCCTCCTTTTCCTACCTGATTTCATGGTTATAAATTTCCACCCCTAAACGAAATGCAGGCATGCAGA
Proteins encoded in this window:
- the LOC123106580 gene encoding zinc finger CCCH domain-containing protein 34-like isoform X1, giving the protein MVSAAAEEGEDPRWRRSNTDCVFFLVSRVSCTKGSKCEYRHCEGARFNPRNCWYWFHGSCVNPSCTFRHPPMENFNRTKSLTVPPSSDGSISVKTANPCYFYYSSGCKKGDNSPFLHEPTPNTESAISSEATTFNPAVNENSAGDEMVEALKGAHTSPCQDTLYHIKKCHSKEVPESIYLEFDGPISVTPETSIDTGEYIKCFTHSDQSSEYSTMDDAEQD